In Flavivirga abyssicola, the following are encoded in one genomic region:
- a CDS encoding family 16 glycoside hydrolase, translating to MRFLRNFKLLIVISFISLFFSSYSSIDNRFINDFIEENIIYIAPNGKINNLGTKESPLSFPAGILKASKIIKAHGVPKGGLTIYLRGGKYSIDNQINLGSEFVGTKESPIIIRNYPGEKVFFDGGKKIEPVGFKKVASKKEQEKLAKSAKKKVLVKTITDSELIKKLTSKVVLNLNIDNEIYLPSCYPNGGYAELKYEPKEAEVSPPAIPRDASGRAGMPPYVESGKPRAWKGTITEPRGAQVGIGKRESEMAGSWNQWEKEINSNNTRNLLTGFISADWLLESHPIFAANGKKETIHLSQVVAYGWYGDKHKQKDFKVYGLLCELDEPGEWHFDTKTNRFYIYPPKPMEVIKQMGFPYSEGFMALNKTEYVSIIGLNVKNVGAGIVFNVNGGKNNTIAGCKINNCTAQGIRINGGMYNGVSGCDLFDLNSHVNISGGTRNSKEITPAYNYAENCHIYQVKYNHEKVGIGLNGVGNIFTNNLAHNSIGQAMMIRGNEHIIERNEFFNIGYDEGDGGAMYAGADLVGYGTAYRHNFFHHLINVPGKVTRAGIHLDDLQAGSILTGNIFYKSAEKGIFMNGGSGHVIRDNVFLEGALGVYNVANSSKRKFDLQEDINANSNHNNKGLKEDYLGNAEKITGKNGWNNEPWISKYPRLALVMNDKGENGYMWPIRCIVSGNMYYGNSRGDKAVWSRFSPESQNKSIINNEKVISPDYFMDYSKLDLQFKKQRRDLPEIPFNKIGLYLDDYRSSMPDKNHYRMAIKEFFKGVKSMPGTTKQINTGKVVENGPIITRTNTSEVIKEGSQCWKPLFNDEYEMHIAKKNGYKNDVQLNDIFEFKGDSISVLYKWTDKVAPFAVIATKKSYSNYDLKLEYKWGKRKFYPRHEMVRDAGILFHVYDYKPKTFPRSLECQIQENDTGDLWILGSHAIPIGPDGKDIPMEVSDKYSKNSKRYLMSEKEGWNQVRIEVRGNSAKYFVNGQLVNRFKLSTKKDSKTPLDSGYIALQAEGAEVIYRNVLIREIFLK from the coding sequence ATGAGATTTTTAAGAAATTTTAAACTGTTAATAGTAATTAGTTTTATATCATTATTTTTTAGTAGCTATTCATCCATTGATAATAGGTTTATAAATGATTTCATTGAAGAAAATATTATTTACATAGCACCAAATGGTAAAATAAATAATTTAGGAACAAAGGAATCCCCATTAAGTTTTCCAGCGGGGATTTTAAAAGCCAGTAAAATAATCAAAGCACATGGAGTTCCTAAAGGAGGATTAACTATTTATTTAAGAGGAGGCAAATATAGTATTGATAATCAAATCAACCTAGGTTCTGAATTTGTGGGCACGAAAGAATCACCGATAATTATTCGTAACTATCCAGGAGAAAAGGTGTTTTTTGATGGAGGCAAAAAAATTGAACCAGTAGGATTTAAAAAGGTTGCTTCCAAAAAAGAGCAGGAAAAGTTAGCTAAGTCGGCAAAAAAGAAAGTACTGGTTAAAACAATTACAGATTCAGAATTAATTAAAAAACTAACATCGAAAGTTGTTTTAAATCTCAATATAGATAATGAAATATATCTTCCCTCTTGTTATCCAAACGGTGGATATGCAGAATTAAAATATGAACCCAAAGAAGCGGAGGTTTCACCACCGGCAATTCCTCGTGATGCCTCAGGTAGGGCAGGTATGCCACCTTATGTGGAATCAGGAAAACCGAGAGCATGGAAAGGAACTATTACAGAGCCTAGAGGCGCACAAGTTGGTATTGGTAAACGGGAGAGTGAGATGGCAGGTTCATGGAATCAATGGGAAAAGGAGATAAATTCCAATAACACTCGTAATCTGTTGACGGGTTTCATTTCTGCCGATTGGTTGTTGGAATCGCATCCTATTTTTGCTGCAAATGGAAAAAAGGAGACCATTCATTTATCGCAAGTTGTTGCATACGGATGGTATGGAGATAAACATAAACAGAAAGATTTTAAAGTTTATGGACTATTATGCGAATTGGATGAACCAGGCGAATGGCATTTTGATACAAAAACTAATCGATTTTATATCTATCCTCCAAAACCAATGGAAGTTATTAAACAGATGGGTTTCCCTTATTCCGAAGGTTTTATGGCGCTTAACAAAACGGAATATGTTTCCATTATAGGTTTGAATGTTAAGAATGTAGGCGCAGGAATTGTATTTAATGTAAATGGAGGAAAAAACAATACAATAGCTGGTTGTAAAATTAATAATTGTACAGCTCAAGGGATTCGTATTAATGGAGGAATGTATAATGGGGTTAGTGGATGTGATTTATTCGATCTGAATTCGCATGTAAATATTTCCGGAGGAACTAGAAATTCAAAAGAAATCACTCCTGCTTATAATTATGCTGAAAATTGTCATATCTATCAAGTAAAATACAATCATGAAAAAGTAGGTATTGGACTTAATGGAGTTGGAAATATTTTCACAAACAATTTGGCGCATAATTCAATCGGTCAAGCTATGATGATTCGTGGGAATGAACATATAATAGAACGAAACGAATTTTTTAATATTGGTTACGATGAAGGTGATGGCGGTGCTATGTACGCGGGGGCAGACCTTGTTGGATATGGAACAGCATATCGCCATAATTTTTTTCATCATTTAATTAATGTTCCTGGAAAGGTAACTAGGGCAGGTATTCATCTAGATGATCTTCAGGCAGGTTCAATTTTAACAGGAAATATTTTTTACAAGTCGGCAGAGAAAGGGATATTTATGAACGGAGGTAGTGGTCATGTAATTCGCGACAATGTTTTTCTTGAAGGCGCTTTAGGAGTTTATAATGTAGCAAATAGCTCTAAAAGAAAGTTCGATCTTCAAGAGGATATCAATGCAAACTCTAATCATAATAATAAAGGTCTAAAAGAAGATTATCTAGGAAATGCAGAAAAAATTACGGGAAAAAATGGGTGGAATAATGAACCTTGGATTAGTAAATATCCACGTCTTGCACTAGTGATGAATGATAAAGGTGAAAATGGGTACATGTGGCCAATTAGATGTATCGTTAGTGGCAATATGTATTATGGAAATAGTCGTGGAGACAAGGCAGTATGGTCGCGATTTTCGCCAGAATCACAGAACAAATCAATCATTAATAATGAGAAAGTTATCAGTCCAGATTATTTTATGGATTATAGCAAACTCGATTTACAATTCAAAAAACAAAGAAGAGATCTTCCAGAAATTCCTTTTAATAAAATAGGACTATATCTTGATGATTATCGTAGCTCAATGCCAGATAAAAATCATTATCGTATGGCAATAAAAGAGTTTTTTAAGGGTGTTAAAAGTATGCCGGGAACCACTAAACAAATTAATACAGGAAAAGTTGTTGAAAATGGTCCCATTATTACTAGAACTAATACCTCTGAAGTAATTAAGGAAGGAAGTCAATGTTGGAAACCATTGTTTAATGATGAATATGAGATGCATATTGCTAAAAAGAATGGTTACAAAAATGATGTTCAGTTAAACGATATTTTTGAATTTAAAGGCGATAGCATTTCTGTTTTATATAAGTGGACTGATAAAGTTGCTCCATTTGCTGTCATAGCCACTAAAAAATCCTATTCAAATTATGATTTAAAACTTGAATACAAGTGGGGTAAACGTAAATTTTACCCTCGACATGAAATGGTGCGTGATGCAGGTATCCTATTCCATGTTTATGATTATAAGCCAAAAACCTTTCCACGATCTTTAGAATGTCAGATTCAAGAGAATGATACTGGAGATCTTTGGATTTTGGGTAGTCATGCAATTCCTATCGGACCAGATGGGAAAGATATTCCTATGGAGGTGTCTGATAAATACTCAAAGAATTCAAAACGATATCTGATGAGTGAAAAAGAAGGATGGAATCAGGTTCGTATTGAAGTTCGTGGTAATTCTGCGAAATATTTTGTAAACGGACAATTGGTTAATCGTTTTAAATTAAGTACAAAAAAAGATAGTAAAACACCTCTGGATTCAGGATATATTGCATTACAAGCAGAAGGTGCTGAAGTTATATATCGTAATGTTTTGATACGTGAAATATTCCTTAAATAA
- a CDS encoding beta-L-arabinofuranosidase domain-containing protein: MLKETFKSVIFLSLFVLLASSCQESNSKKETISKYQPKYELLEVGQVKATGWMLEQMNIDLSEGYLSSFHEICPYIDQDVFNAKRVNSIEKYPGYPKLGTWWGAEEEGYLKDGMLRMAIQSNNKEVLKRAEGWMERLLEYQGEDGYIGMYKDGDELDTRFNHSGDNGELWVQSRIMSPMLAWYEYTNDPRFLEAVERAVSLSIQKYDKSTHFAHPNIQKGSGISHSVGFFDILEWLYRITGKQIYGDFAVRFYADFNESPTKDDEMTIKNLLDENLKFQAHTPHIVEGMYMPHLMAAITGGEDVKKASDMAIKKAWYHFTPGGGIVGDEDVKGREGTADTYREYCALPELVFSLNRVASISGNVSVGDMVERVVFNSAQGARLPDLAALQYLSNDNRVEINSCEHGGRLAYDANRAKCDDKFDPNHFDQGAVCCVTSASRILPYFIDGMWMKTADKPGVVSMYYGPTTVEIEIEGVKVRIEEITNYPFSDEITFKLHVDKPLAFDFKLRIPEGADDIIIVNEDETIVKTKDSDFINLHKNWKNGDVVKIKFPFEVKKIDQPISKSVPRSGYFLQRGPLVYALPFPYELEKTLEYNNTGYYRYEVNTLDKTGWDYAIDKDTEFSLKEIPNADISKPWFKSPVYLEGNLLDINGESKKVKLVPEGCTVLRRVTFPGAK; the protein is encoded by the coding sequence ATGTTAAAAGAAACCTTTAAATCAGTCATTTTCTTAAGCCTTTTCGTTCTTCTCGCATCGAGTTGCCAAGAATCGAATTCAAAAAAGGAAACAATTTCTAAGTATCAACCAAAGTATGAATTGTTAGAAGTAGGACAAGTAAAAGCAACTGGTTGGATGCTAGAGCAAATGAATATAGACCTTAGTGAAGGATATTTATCTAGTTTTCATGAAATATGCCCGTATATTGATCAAGATGTGTTTAATGCAAAACGGGTAAACTCTATCGAAAAATATCCAGGCTACCCTAAATTGGGAACTTGGTGGGGAGCAGAGGAAGAAGGATATTTGAAAGATGGTATGCTACGAATGGCTATTCAAAGTAATAACAAAGAAGTTTTAAAACGAGCAGAAGGATGGATGGAGCGCTTGTTAGAATATCAAGGTGAAGATGGTTATATAGGTATGTATAAAGATGGCGATGAACTGGATACTCGTTTTAACCATTCAGGTGATAATGGCGAATTATGGGTTCAAAGCCGTATTATGTCGCCCATGTTAGCATGGTACGAATATACCAATGACCCTCGTTTTTTGGAAGCTGTAGAACGCGCAGTTAGTTTATCTATTCAGAAATATGACAAAAGCACTCATTTTGCGCATCCAAATATTCAGAAAGGTTCTGGAATTAGTCATTCTGTAGGTTTCTTTGATATATTGGAATGGTTGTATCGCATTACAGGTAAGCAAATCTATGGCGATTTTGCTGTAAGATTTTATGCAGACTTTAATGAATCTCCAACTAAGGATGATGAGATGACTATTAAAAATCTTTTGGATGAGAATTTGAAATTTCAAGCACATACACCTCATATTGTAGAGGGCATGTACATGCCCCATTTAATGGCAGCAATAACTGGTGGCGAAGATGTTAAAAAGGCATCAGATATGGCAATTAAAAAGGCTTGGTATCATTTTACTCCTGGTGGCGGTATTGTTGGTGATGAAGATGTTAAAGGCAGAGAAGGAACCGCAGATACTTATCGTGAGTATTGTGCCCTGCCAGAACTTGTTTTCTCTTTAAATAGAGTCGCTAGTATTTCTGGAAACGTTTCAGTAGGAGATATGGTAGAACGTGTCGTATTTAATTCAGCTCAAGGTGCGCGTTTACCAGATTTAGCAGCACTTCAGTATTTATCTAATGATAATCGTGTAGAAATTAATAGTTGTGAACATGGTGGACGTCTCGCTTACGATGCGAATAGAGCGAAGTGTGATGATAAATTTGATCCAAATCATTTTGATCAAGGAGCAGTTTGTTGTGTAACTAGTGCTTCACGGATTTTACCCTATTTTATTGATGGAATGTGGATGAAAACTGCTGATAAACCAGGTGTGGTTTCGATGTATTATGGGCCTACTACTGTAGAAATTGAGATAGAGGGAGTTAAAGTAAGAATAGAAGAAATAACTAATTATCCATTTTCAGATGAGATTACATTTAAGTTGCATGTTGATAAACCATTAGCTTTCGATTTTAAACTGAGAATCCCTGAAGGTGCTGATGATATAATAATTGTAAATGAAGATGAAACGATTGTAAAAACAAAAGATTCAGATTTTATTAACCTACACAAAAACTGGAAAAATGGAGATGTGGTGAAAATTAAATTTCCATTTGAAGTAAAAAAAATAGATCAACCTATTTCAAAAAGCGTTCCACGCTCAGGATATTTTTTACAGAGAGGACCTTTAGTATATGCATTGCCTTTTCCCTACGAATTAGAAAAAACACTGGAGTATAATAATACAGGATATTACAGGTATGAAGTTAATACCTTAGATAAAACAGGATGGGATTACGCAATAGATAAAGACACTGAATTTTCTCTAAAGGAAATTCCAAATGCAGACATCTCTAAACCTTGGTTTAAGAGTCCTGTATACTTAGAAGGCAACTTGCTAGATATTAATGGAGAGTCCAAAAAAGTAAAATTAGTTCCTGAAGGTTGTACTGTTTTACGAAGAGTTACATTTCCAGGTGCTAAATAG